The genomic window TCTTCCACCGTTTTGAGCTTCCCCCCCTCAAGGCTCTCCTGGATGTGGGCATCAGAATCCTGTACTTTCTGGTTGCGGATGATCATAGGTGAACTCACTTTGAACCATCCAAGATGGTCTGCTATCAGGTGTCTGTATGATACACGTGATTAGTCACTTCCTCCTTTATAAAAGCTCTTTTAAACTCACCTTGATTTGCAGCTTGGGCACTGCACAAGCACAATACCCTTTTCATAACTCCTTTTGGAGAACTCATGCGTTGAACGATGACCACAATCACCAGCAGTGCAAGTGAACGTCATTTGCCTGATATGTTCAATTAACATGTAGCGCATTTTGACAAGCCAACATGAGAAACTCACAACCGTGGTTCAATTTGACCCACTTGTTGGGGAGTACTTCCACTTTCGGGCGCTTCTAATTGAGGATTTTCGGGGACGCTGGAATTCCATCGCCTAACAGTCTGGGATGCGGGATGAAGGTGGAGTGGTTGTCGGAAAGCAGCAAAATTTTGGGAAACAACAACGGCTTTGGAAGTTGTAGGAATAGCTCGGAAAGAGCGAAGGGCGGATATTCTGATGGAGGACATTTGGGACAAACTAGTTATGAATGTAGATAAGTCAAAATATGTATATGTATCGTCATCAGCCGTCAGCTAATTGTCGATCCCTCAAGAACATTTCTCGCCACCTCCAAAGAGGCCGTAGGAGGCAAGGTGGAGGCGTACGTAATCAAAAGAAGATCCATAATTTCGCACTTAAAGGGTCGATCAGGTCGTAGAAAATCCACGGAAAGATGAATAAGTTATTAGCAAGGACCGGAAAGGCCAAGACTTGCCCTCATAACTTGAGATGACTCAAAAAAGCCATTGTATTTGAGAGAATGGTACGTCGCGGACATTCGGAAAAGTCAGCGGAAAAGTCATCCTTCTTGcgccatcttctctttgcGCTCGCCGCCGAATGAATTTCACTGTTTTTCATTCACTTACTCTTGCTATCCAGTCTTCATTTATCTGTTTCTCATTCACTCTGCACCGGCACGGACAAAATGCACGCCTTCCTTGGTAACCCTGATA from Cryptococcus gattii WM276 chromosome E, complete sequence includes these protein-coding regions:
- a CDS encoding uncharacterized protein (Similar to SGTC gene model, INSD accession EAL20426.1); this translates as MSSIRISALRSFRAIPTTSKAVVVSQNFAAFRQPLHLHPASQTVRRWNSSVPENPQLEAPESGSTPQQVGQIEPRLQMTFTCTAGDCGHRSTHEFSKRSYEKGIVLVQCPSCKSRHLIADHLGWFKESLEGGKLKTVEDLLAAKGEKIKKGRVNFEGDIEIEGE